TGGCACAATCTGAATCTGCAAGTAACCAAGGAATCTAAGAAGCAAAGGTAAGAAGGGAATGCATTCCAAAGTGGAGGAAGAGCCTGTGCAAAGGCTTACAAATATGAGATCTCCTAAACCAGACTATCCCAATCTTCATCCCCAGAATAAATTTTGTGCTTATCTCTTAAAAGGTCCTTTCCAAGCAGAATAGTGGCATATGCCTACAATCATTCTTACCAAGGAGCCTGAGGCTGGTGGATTGCTGCAGTAAATTAAGCTGAGATGGGTAAAATTAAATCTAATACCCTATGTGAAACCCTTAGTGCAGGGAGTCATGAAACTATTTAAATAGGGGTGAACCAGTCCAGGTTAGTGACAGAGCAAATCTGTTCAGAAAATGAGATCAAATCCAGGAGTTGTCATCCTAGGTGAGTTAGGGAGAGCCCTGATCCTCCTACCCCTTTAAGTCcaaatctttctcttcttcaagcTCAAGTTCCAAACCTACCTCCTCTGAGAAGCCATCACTGATTACCCAGCTGGCAGCACCTCTCTTTCCTTACCATTCCATGGACACTTGGTCCATACTGCTTTAACTCTCTTCCTGGTCTTTGAAATTAAAATGCAGGGGAGATTGGAGATTTAGGAAAGGTCTGACTTTATCATGGGTCCAACTGCTGGCAGATCACTAAATCCTTATGCCAGATGACAAATGAGAAGAGCACTGACCTGGGAGTCAGAATGCCGAGGTTTGAACTCTACCTCTGCCACTTATTAACTCTATAACCTTGAGGAACTCTCTTGACCCTAAGGTCTGTAGATGAGAAGGTTAGATTTGGATAATCAGCATATGGCTAAGTCCATCCTGATTTTACATTCTAAGATCCAAGGAgatttataataattaaatacaaGATAGAAACAGAGCCTAGTGATTAAAACTCTTACAACTGCAACTAACAGCAGATTCTGTCCTGAGAGCAGGATTTGTTAGACAAAAAAGGAGAGATACATGGTTTTACTGGCCTTTCAAGGACAATGAAAAATCAAGAGGCATGCATCCCAATGGCTGGGAAAATTGGATACAGAACAGAAAAGGGATGGGAACAGACTACAATATTTGAGACTTACAGACTTACAGAAAGAAGGAAACTTACAGATCATCAAGCCCAGTCTAATACTCCctgtattttatagataagaagattgaggaacaaagaaaaagaatatgacttacccaagatcacagttAGCAAACTCTGAGATAAGATTGGAAAGCTGATCTTTCTGAATCTAAATTCAGTAGGAAAGTAGTAAGGGCCCAAAATGAACAATTCTTGGAACTAATAGTAGGTAAGAGTAAAgggttgtttgtttgcttttgtgaGAGACAGGTAGCAAGGTGCAGGAAGCACACTTTGCCTGGATCACAAGGTTGCTAAGACTGAGCCTGTGTTGTCTGATATTTGGGAGATGTCCCATGGTGGTGAGAGAAGAGAAGTAATTTATGGTCCATGGAACAGAGTAAAACTCATGGACCAAAGCAGAGATAGGTCATATGGCCTTGGTCTCAGAGAAAGAATGCTAATTCAGTAGTCAATATATTAGGAAGGGTTTGGTGTAAAAAATGGGTAATTTACACAAAGGAAAAGATTAGACTCAATTTTTCACCACCTAGGGTGATGTTGTCCGTCAAGATGACAGCAAGACATAAAGGGAAGAACAATTAATTTTGAATCAGAGGACCAGGTCCCTGTGCTTGTGATAACATCctctccctgatgtcctggtcttctttgagaagaccATTGCTAATTTAATTAATGAGGGGGTTAGAGTTCTGTCTCAGAGACCAAGGCAATGGACCCCACCCCTGTTTAGAACTGACACTGATTATGGTATCCTTGTTTAAATGCTTTCCCTTAGCTGAGGATCAGATTTAGATACAATtatctctaagttcccttctattACTACTATCTATTATTACAGGACCTCTCCTAATggcaaatgaaaataagaaagtcATTGCCCACCGCAGAGTGCCCATGCAGTCTCCCGCCATCATGGAAAAGGATTGTCTTCAAGACACGTTTTTTGTGGAAGGCCAGCATGGACCCAGGGCCCGAAGCCCAGGATTCTTTCTCTCCCAAAAGGGAAGTTTTAAAGAGGAAGGAATGTCCTCTGTGTTCCTGACAGCTGGACCCCAGGAATCagtgacattcaaggatgtggctgtggaTTTCACCTGGGAGGAATGGGAGGAACTAAATGTTGCTCACAGAGATCTCTACAGGGATGTGATGTTGGAAAACTATAGGAATATAATCTCAATAGGGATTCAGATTTCTAAACCAGAGTTGATCTTCTTGTTAGATCAAGGAAAAGAGCCCTGGATGGTGAAAAAGGAAATCACAAGAGTTATCTGCCCAGGAGAAAGATATCATAAATGTGATACATGTGAGAAGAATTTCAAACATATTTCACATCTAATTAAACACCAGAGAATTTGTACAGAGAAGAAATACTCTGAACTTAATGACTGTGAAAAATCGTTTTTACAGCAGACCCACCATACTCACAATTGGAACGTTTGTGCTGGAGAGAAACctcataaatgtaatgaatgtgggaaagcctttaaCAGAACTCACACCTTAAATTACATCAGaggattcatactggagagaagccctttcaatgtaatgaatgtgggaaaaccttCAACCAGAATGCACACCTTACTCAGCATCGTAAAGTTCATATTAGAGGTGATCCCTATACATGTAGTGAGTGTAAGAAAACTTTCCGTCATCCTTCATCCCTTGTTCAACATCAGAGAATACATACTGGAGAGAGAACTTATAAATGTTATGAATGTGGACTGACTTTCAGGCTATATGTATATCTTACtctacatcagagaatccatactggagaaaaaccctatAAATGTAATGTATGTGGGAGAACGTTCAGATTGCGTTCAGTCCTCAATCAACATCaaaaaattcatactggagaaaaaccccataaatgtaatgaatgtggaaaagctttcagTAGAATTTCATTCCTCACTggacatcaaagaattcatactggagagaatcCCTATGTCTGTAAagaatgtggaaaggctttcaaaCAGAGATCATCACTTAACCAACATCAAAGAATCCATCCTGGAGAGAGACCCTATAAATGTAAGATCTGTGGAAGAGCCTTCACTGGCCGGACACAATTTAAGCAGCATTACAGAAGACATGCTGGAGAGAGACCCtacaaatgtaatgaatgtgagaAAGCCTTCAGTGGGACTCCATTCCTCAAAAGACATCAGAAACTTCATACTGGAGAGAGAccttataaatgtgaaaaaactTACAGACTGGAAGAAAACCTTGTgcaacatcaaagaattcattctAAAGTGAAACCCTACAAATGTATTGAGTGTGGTAAAGCCTTTGCCTATAGAACATGCCTTACTTGACATGAAAGAATACATAATAGAGAGAAATCCTATGAATCTGAGAGAACTTCTAATCAAATATCATACCTTACACAACATCAGAGAAGTActagaaagaaaaaccatgaatgtactgaatgtgggaaaactttcaGTTACAATGCAGCCTACATCAGACATCAGAAATTTCACAGTGGAGAATAGCCATGTGAACAAAAGTAAAGACTTTTTATTTCCTGTGATTTCATCTGGAGTTGAAAGACGAACTCCTTTTTTACAGTTTCATTTCTCTCTACCCTATGTATTTTGGCTACTACTCAGAAGTGCTAAGTGGAATATATCTGATTGGAAAGTGTGCTGTTCTACAGAGGAAATGATAAACATTTACTTGAGacattataaagaaaactttattaAACTAGATCTCATTCCTTAAAGGAAACAATATAACTTAATAGAAGCCTTTTAGAATGGTggaaatgaacaaatataatTGTCTCACCTAAGTCTAAACTGTGGTATAAAAAAATACAAGCCAAATTTTTTGTTGATATCTGCATCATTATAATTGGAAGCTACATTCCTGACAGAAGAACTGTTACTAAACTTTTCATAGAACTaacagattttatttataaatgaacTATATGTGGTAGATCTTTAAAAACACAAGTTAAACTGTATATAAATCATGAAGATAATGCACTCACGGATTGTAAAGAAAATTGTGAATTTGGGCAGAGTGAATTGAATATTGGATCAAATTATCCTTTTGAGGTGAAAGGAAAAACTTGAATTTTATGTGAAAGTACTTTTATAATCTAAAAGAGGTAGAGGCAATTTTTTAGCCTGGTTATTACATAAAAGTTGAGCAGATCACTAAAGTCTACCAGCCTTTATTGGCTGAAAGAACTCCAAATTATAAACCAATAATGAACTTGAGTCACTTTGGTTATATTAGTGAAACTCAACTGGTAGCTTTTTTGAATGGTTGTACTTCGTACTCTTTAAACTATGAAAGAGGTGATTTCTTAGGGAGAAAACAGTGAAGCCTAGAGAGATCTTGGGCTGTACTAGACATAGGAACCTTTATTTAAAGTTTAGATCGAGTATGATTAAATAACATTGTACTTGCATATTCTTTCCAAACATGTTATACTCATTTCTCAGCAAACACGAACTCTGAAAAGATGGTGATGCGAAAAAGACTGAGATATGTGCCATCTTTTCAGTATCCTCAGGAATTTAGCTTggttaattaattttaatagtgGAGATAGTGGCAGAACAAGATAGATTTCATTCCCTTTGGATGAAATTAGCATCAAAAAGAAAGTTGTAAATGGCAGGATAAATAGAATTTAAGTTTTAACAATGTCTCCACAACAATGTTTGCTAAGGGCCAGCCTAGCTAAACACACAGCAAGCAGTATTAGTAGATTGGCTGTTTGGTGATGGATTATCTGACCTTGGCATCCagtgaaacaaaaatgaaaaatggtccCTGGTCCTGTTTGATGTTCTTGAATTTTTGtagcaatgataaaaaaaaaagtttggacaGAAGGAAACGAGGGTACtaaaaatcacaaattttaaatcattaataaaatttaacttgGCCATTGAAAGTCATTGCCCTAGCACTTATACTCTCTCCCCTTACATCAATAACAGTTTCTCCTCCTTAGATACTAGGTCAACCaagaagcatttcttaagtgcATTATAGGAGCTAGGAACTATAATAGGCACtgagaatagggggaaaaaaagataaaaacatggCTTATTCTGgtctcaaatctggtctcagacaattagtaattacctagccatgtgaccttgagcaagctacttaaccccatttgccttgcaaaaaaacctaaaaacaaaacaaaaacaccaacaacaaaaaacatgGCTTATGCTCTCAAGGGTTCATTGTGTAATGGGAAATGCACATGTAGTACTACTCCTACCCTATACTTTAGTTATCCCACTGTGTGAATAATTTCTTCTTCCAACGCTTCCAACAGGGATTTctaaaaatggataaatataaGAACCTTGTCTTTGTTAGTTGTCCCCTATCTTCTAATCATCTTTTATGTTTCTGCCAAGGGTCACTGGGATATCTTTAACTTCATGTGTGGGCTACATTTGGCCAAATGTTTAATTGGttcacccctaaaaaactcctagatttattgaatttcaagtctcaCCTGCAGTTGTGGTGGCAAAACAGGACCAAATGATTTCATAGGCCTTTCCAGCCAGCTGTTTCCTAACCCTGCTCTAATCTGGTTGACAGATACTCCTTCACAGAGGCTCTCAGTCTCCTAAGAGGGAAAGCAGACTTGCCTATCATGTGCGGAAGAGACCTGGTTCAACAGCACTGCATTTTCTTGTCAGTTTTGTGTCCCAGAAGTAACCATAGAAGAAATGGTCTGGGGTTACAGGAGACAAGGAAATTACAAGCCCTTTATTTCTGGGCATAATTGGCATAGGAACAAGTGGAAGGGACCAAACTTCGAGGAGTGGGTGCATCTCCCTGAAAGACAGATCTCACCCAATTATACCTAACAGTGTGGCATATGAACTCATAACAGAAGTCTT
The Macrotis lagotis isolate mMagLag1 chromosome 3, bilby.v1.9.chrom.fasta, whole genome shotgun sequence genome window above contains:
- the LOC141516730 gene encoding LOW QUALITY PROTEIN: uncharacterized protein LOC141516730 (The sequence of the model RefSeq protein was modified relative to this genomic sequence to represent the inferred CDS: inserted 1 base in 1 codon; substituted 1 base at 1 genomic stop codon), translated to MSSVFLTAGPQESVTFKDVAVDFTWEEWEELNVAHRDLYRDVMLENYRNIISIGIQISKPELIFLLDQGKEPWMVKKEITRVICPGERYHKCDTCEKNFKHISHLIKHQRICTEKKYSELNDCEKSFLQQTHHTHNWNVCAGEKPHKCNECGKAFNRTXHLKLHQRIHTGEKPFQCNECGKTFNQNAHLTQHRKVHIRGDPYTCSECKKTFRHPSSLVQHQRIHTGERTYKCYECGLTFRLYVYLTLHQRIHTGEKPYKCNVCGRTFRLRSVLNQHQKIHTGEKPHKCNECGKAFSRISFLTGHQRIHTGENPYVCKECGKAFKQRSSLNQHQRIHPGERPYKCKICGRAFTGRTQFKQHYRRHAGERPYKCNECEKAFSGTPFLKRHQKLHTGERPYKCEKTYRLEENLVQHQRIHSKVKPYKCIECGKAFAYRTCLTXHERIHNREKSYESERTSNQISYLTQHQRSTRKKNHECTECGKTFSYNAAYIRHQKFHSGE